Proteins encoded in a region of the Isosphaeraceae bacterium EP7 genome:
- a CDS encoding glycosyltransferase family 4 protein, translating into MTRGNRSVLLLTRMLAGNDPGRDWKTLVGSLTDRGVDCRFLSLSCEANRDHGMPHVVECPGLGRAWQRAWSIRRLDPSIRRPLIHVLDASLSDLGLALAEHWSVPYVQTIEEFPPIDSVLRVSKRWCRMLLPTGDALADELARTLNVPRALLRIIRPGVSRSEPSRTRRTASTRVAVVGAAGPLVAASGFFTFLTAARRVLDTGADVEFVVIGQGEDEVDLRRRADRLRMTDRITFAGRPIQGLSPWDAMDVYCQTSTTPTTGFPLIRAMARGVPSIVADVQGPRSLVEDGQSGLIVAPEDSQALARSMLCMLADPDWAAELGTRGRDSIGETHDSAIEADRLIRVYDDALADDRPSCLVPVAGRISA; encoded by the coding sequence ATGACTCGCGGCAACCGATCGGTCCTGCTGCTGACACGCATGCTCGCCGGCAATGACCCCGGCCGAGACTGGAAGACCCTGGTCGGGTCGCTCACAGACCGCGGCGTCGACTGCCGATTCCTCTCGCTGAGCTGCGAGGCGAATCGCGATCACGGGATGCCTCACGTCGTGGAATGCCCGGGCCTGGGCCGGGCCTGGCAACGGGCCTGGTCGATCCGCAGGCTCGACCCTTCGATCCGCAGGCCGCTCATCCACGTCCTCGACGCTTCGCTCAGCGATTTGGGCCTGGCCCTGGCCGAGCACTGGTCGGTCCCCTACGTCCAGACGATCGAGGAGTTCCCGCCGATCGACTCGGTGCTCCGCGTCTCGAAGCGTTGGTGCCGGATGCTCCTTCCCACCGGCGACGCCCTGGCCGACGAGCTTGCCCGGACCCTGAACGTTCCCAGGGCCTTGCTCCGAATCATCAGGCCGGGCGTCTCGCGGTCGGAGCCCTCCCGGACCCGCCGGACGGCCAGCACGCGCGTCGCCGTGGTCGGAGCCGCCGGCCCGCTGGTCGCGGCCTCGGGCTTCTTCACCTTCCTGACCGCCGCGAGACGCGTGCTGGACACAGGGGCAGACGTCGAGTTCGTCGTCATCGGCCAGGGAGAAGACGAGGTCGACCTCCGCCGCAGGGCCGACCGCCTGAGGATGACCGACCGGATCACGTTCGCGGGCCGGCCGATCCAGGGCCTGAGCCCCTGGGACGCGATGGATGTCTACTGCCAGACCTCGACCACGCCCACCACGGGTTTTCCGCTCATCCGGGCCATGGCCCGCGGCGTCCCCTCGATCGTCGCCGACGTGCAAGGCCCCCGCTCCCTGGTCGAAGATGGGCAGAGCGGCCTGATCGTTGCCCCCGAAGACAGCCAGGCGCTCGCGCGCTCGATGCTCTGCATGCTCGCCGATCCCGACTGGGCCGCCGAGCTGGGCACACGCGGCCGCGATTCGATCGGCGAGACCCACGACTCGGCCATCGAGGCCGACCGGCTCATCCGGGTCTACGACGACGCACTGGCCGACGACCGGCCCTCCTGCCTGGTCCCCGTCGCCGGCCGCATCTCCGCCTGA
- a CDS encoding glycosyltransferase family 2 protein has protein sequence MIGQSTRAKVSVIVPAKNEAENLRRCLPALAWADEVFIVDSQSTDETAEVAAEFGAKVVQFRFNGIYPKKKNWALDNLPLRNDWVLIVDADEVVVPELAEEIAERTKADEADGFYLNMKYFFLGRRIKHCGYSECWNLRLFKHKLGRYERMPVAPGDRTGDNEAHEHVELEGKVVRLVHELDHHAYPTISVWVEKHDRYSSWEAAQFRRFLSEPIPVSIGLGKAFKRRLKKVYLRLPCRPAIRFFYAYVLRLGFLDGRPGFILCGLLAFYEFLSTSKRYERSLAEPEEGRSLVGGATGRLQAE, from the coding sequence ATGATCGGCCAATCCACGCGTGCCAAGGTCAGCGTCATCGTCCCGGCCAAGAACGAGGCCGAGAATCTCAGGAGGTGCTTGCCGGCCCTGGCCTGGGCCGACGAGGTCTTCATCGTCGACAGCCAGAGCACCGACGAGACGGCCGAGGTCGCTGCCGAGTTCGGCGCCAAGGTCGTGCAGTTCCGGTTCAACGGCATCTACCCGAAGAAGAAAAACTGGGCGCTCGACAACCTGCCGCTCCGCAATGATTGGGTCCTGATCGTCGACGCCGACGAGGTGGTCGTCCCCGAACTGGCGGAGGAGATCGCCGAACGGACCAAGGCCGACGAGGCGGATGGTTTCTATCTGAATATGAAGTATTTCTTCCTCGGTCGTCGGATCAAGCATTGCGGCTATTCCGAATGCTGGAACCTGCGCCTCTTCAAGCACAAGCTCGGCCGATATGAGCGGATGCCCGTGGCGCCCGGGGACCGGACTGGCGACAACGAGGCGCATGAGCATGTCGAACTGGAAGGCAAGGTCGTCCGGCTGGTGCACGAGCTCGACCATCACGCCTACCCGACAATTTCCGTCTGGGTCGAGAAGCACGACCGATATTCGAGCTGGGAGGCGGCGCAGTTCCGCCGGTTCCTCAGCGAGCCGATCCCCGTGTCGATCGGCCTGGGCAAGGCCTTCAAGCGGCGCCTGAAGAAGGTCTACCTCAGGCTCCCCTGCCGCCCGGCGATCCGGTTCTTCTACGCGTACGTGCTGCGCCTGGGATTCCTCGACGGCCGACCTGGTTTCATCCTCTGCGGGCTGCTGGCGTTCTACGAGTTCCTCTCCACCTCGAAGCGATACGAGCGGAGCCTGGCCGAGCCCGAGGAGGGTCGTTCCCTGGTCGGCGGCGCGACGGGACGTCTTCAGGCGGAGTAA